GAGGGTTACCAATGAAATCAGCTGAGCCCAGCTCCTCACAGAGGTGACAGCTATCTCTCCCAGCAGCCTCAGTAACAAAAGTGACAAACCAGAGCAATAATTATTGTAAAAGAATTTATTCTTTGTTACAATATTGCAGCTTCATAAGTAAAAAAATATGAATCAATATAAAATACTAATAAATAATGCAATGACGCTATGTCTGTTCAATAGACATGCATACATTATATCCTTTCATTTTGaataaccacacaaccatccaaAAACCAGGGTCAGGGTGATGCTAGTGTCCCTTCAAGGGCACATTGGGATGAGCAGGGGGTGCTTGGTCtatgcatacacatacacatacacatacacacacacacacacacacacacaaaatcaccAAGGGCCGTTTAGACACTGCAGTCCACCAATGTAATCTTTGGAGTTCTCAGCTGCAATACATACATGCAGCATGTACAGTGTAGATGTTGCATGCATCCATGAAAGGGCTCTAAatgctgtgggctctgtgttacTGGGGACCATACATCCAGTAGCCTGCCTCCCAATCATTTTCTGCAAGACAAAAGCAGAGCAGGACAGGTGTGAGTATCTTTCAGGAACCACAGCTATCCAGTCTGAGTATAGGTCCACATCCAAACATACAGTAGGTGTAGATAGCTGAAGGATGCACTTACTTGCGCATTACCCTATTAATGTAACTCTCTACATTCTTGTCCATTGGATTCAGGCAGAGTCTCTGCATGTTTCCAAGGGTCACACTGAGGGAGAAGGAAACAGGTCCACATGTCAGCAAAAGGTTCTGCGAGACTCCTACCAATCTGATGAcggaatttccatccatccatccattttccaaaccgcttatcctactgggttgtggggggtccggagcctatcccagaagcaatgggcacgaggcagggaacaacccaggatggggggccagcccattgcagggcacactcacacaccattcactcacacaccattcactcacacatgcacacctacgggcaatttagcaagtccaattaacctcagcatgtttttgaactgtggggggaaaccggagaacccggaggaaaccccacgacgacatggggagaacatgcaaactccgcacacatgtgacccaagcggagactcaaacccgagtcccagaggtgtgaggcaacagtgctaaccactgcaccaccatgccgaccCCCTGATGGAATTTCCTTATCCAAAAATCCATGCCAACCCCACCTCCCCCAGATCTAATTGAGGCCATCAGTGACCCCTGGCATACTCACATGATCTCCGTGTGGCTGCAGTGTGGGCCGGGTGGGAAGACCTCCAGCCTCCGGATTCTCTTCTCTTGCACCATGGGTCTCTTGGTGATGCAGCGGCAGTACAAGGCTGCGGAGGAGATGCTCTGTCCTATGGGATGGAGAGGGGCAAGGGGTGTGATCAGAGAGGTGCTTCCTATGCTGTAAGTTAGAGATTCACAACGGACTGATCCAAAGCTAATTTAACGCCAACTCATTTGGGAGCACTTTTGAAATATATAATCAGCAAATGTTCCTTAAAGTATTGATTGACGTAAATATTAAGGCAGGTAATTAGATACCTTCTGCAAGAACCAAGAAGGACAGGCAGAAAAACAgcatgatggatgattttctggTGTTCATGATGGTCTGCTGGAGACTCGATGAGTAGAGGTGTGCGTGCTGATGCTTCAGGAATCTCGCTGTTCCTCTCTCCGCGTTGTCTGGGAGCTTGTTTGAATGCGTCATGGTCCAGGCAGGCAACTACCTTTAAAGGGTGCCGGAAAATCATCAGGATGGACTCCTCCCACATTGGAAGAAGTCCAGTTCCAGAGAAGTGCTTCTAAGTCTCTTTCTCCGAAACACTTGGCACTTGTAGTTCTCTTGATATTATAGTGAGTGACGTTAGATCAGAGTTCGACCAGAGTTTGATCAGATGACGTCTGTGGTAGTCATTTGATTCCCAATCCAGGCTGAGAGCATGTGAAGTCTGGATGTTTTCCACATGTTGCATGGGATTCCTTCATGCATTCCTGTTTCCCCATGTAGCTGGGTGagctggtgtctctaaattgaacTCTTTGTGTGAACGTGTGCCCTGGGATGGATTAGCACACCATCTAGATGTTGTCTGGCCAAAGTGCGCAGGACACGTTTGGTTTTGGATGTGAGTTTTAATCATGCTTCTCTTTTCTGATCCGTTCCTCTGAgtagaaaatgaaatgtttttgtcctGGAACGAAATCACATTCTTTTCATTTAGAGTCGCTTGTTTTATGCGGAATCAGTCCCGGCGGAGTTTGTATTTCCTAAGGATGTTATTTTTCATGGTTTTTCATTTGAAAATTCtgttttgatttcacaatgataAAGAGACACGTCACTCTCGAGCTGAAGCTGCGGTCAGGCTGTTCGTAATGACAAGGATACCATTCAACGTGTATCACATACATGTGTGGCTCGATTTTCTTCCTTTAAGGTAGTGAAATCTCATTTCCATAATTGGGTGAAATTCCAGTCTACCATCAGGCATACAGACCTCTAACCTGAATTCCATCTCATTCTTAAGCAGCTTTCAACCGAGAAATCTCAATAGCACAGCTGTCAGCGGTTACTACTGAAATACTAACCTGTCACAATATCTCTGCTGTGTAAGAACACGTGGGCAGGACACTACAGGCTAAAACAAGTCCCTGAGGGAAGCAGGAATTTACCACAGGTGAGGGGCAGAACATGTAGAAATCCATATTAATACACCTGAAGGTCACATGCAACGCAGAAATACTATTTATTAATAGCTAAAACGtcaaataacaaaaacaaaaatgtagggCTCTTCCTGCGAAATGCATAAGCAAACTTTCCAGTAAACGGCCTATCTTCAATTTACTAGAAGACCTAGCGGGTAGGGAACACAGGTCTAAGGAGTGTGAGAGCCGGAGGCGTGATGGAGAACGGTAACTGCAATCTGACGCTGCTTATACTCCCATCCACTGACGCGTTTATTCTTAgcgatgaaacaaaaatgtgcAGCAAAAAAGTTAGCAAAATTTCTTGTGATCATTGCACTTCCAAATCACTGACAGATGGCATGAGGAACTGGACGGACTTTGTGAAACTGCAGTGCAGCGCTTTCATTTAACACCATTTTACCTTTGATATGTTTTCACTTGTGAATGCCGGGCTTGGATACTGCAGATACTGCAGAGGCATCATCCAGTACTTTGCTCAGTTTGCTGTCCGCTGACTCTTTCAGGGGATTCAGCATGCAGACTGTTGATGGATCTCCAATCTAGCTGTAGATGTCGCAGCTAATCATGACCCCACAGTGTTAGTCCCTCTCTCTTTACCACATATAAGATCATATTGACTTACTGGTTGTTATATTTCACTGTCACAGGAGCCATGAAATAGGAATGATCTTTTCTCCAGTGTAGGTTCTTAACTGGATGTCTGCAGGCTTCAATTCAGCATCTTTAACGTGTTCTTCAAACTCAGATGAGGAATGAATGATACAGTGTTGAGGAGGAAAAAGGCTGGAGATCATTCTGTCATGCTGATggagttagaatagcagactggatgctttaaaaggaggATGGTGCTTGgaatcattgttcttcctctgttaaccatggttGCCTGCAAGGAAAACAGCAAACACattggtgccattggctttggatgaacttaactgtcagtgctgtcactctagcttcacacctccttgtggaattggagtgctgacatttcagggaccccCCATGCCTGCCTTCCcatctgcctctccctcctccttATGCTGTcgtagccatatctgccggagcttacatattGCACTCAGCTAACTATTTGCACTGCTTATAGTttcccctactttggctaatgCAATTTTATTTCCGGGGGTGTTCTGcctaaaaaaacccaaaaaataatatattctGCCTGTCCTACTGCCTCTGATGCCCCTGTTACCTGTGATGCCCTTCCGGCCTtcttgcccttctgcctgtgacgtctctcctgcccgcccttctgcctgtgatgtctctcctgctcacacttctgcctgtgacgtctctcctgcctgcccttctgcctgtgacgtctctcctgcttgcccttctgcctgtgacgtctctcctgttcgcccttctgcctctgacgtctctcctgcctgcccttctgcctgtgacgtctctcctgcctgcccttctgcctgtgacatctctcctgctcgcccttctgcctgtgatgtctctcctgctagcccttctgcctgtgacgtctctcctgctcacccttctgcctgtgacgtctctcctgcctgcccttctgcctgtgacgtttcTCCTGctagcccttctgcctgtgacgtctctcctgctcgcccttctgcctgtgacgtctctcctgcccgcccttctgcctgtgacgtctctcctgcccgcccgtctgcctgtgacgtctctcctgcctgccctgctgcctgtgacatctctcctgcctgcccttctgcctgtgacatctctcctgcctgcccttctgcctgtgacgtctctcctgcctgcccttctgcctgtgacgtttctcctgcctgcccttctgcctgtgacgtctctcctgcccgcccttCTGCCTCTGACATCtctcctgctcgcccttctgcctgtgatgtctctcctgcccgcccttctgcctgtgatgtctctcctgcccgcccttctgcctgtgacgtctctcctgcctgccctgctgcctgtgacatctctcctgcctgcccttctgcctgtgacgtctctcctgcctgcccttctgcctgtgacgtttctcctgcctgccctgctgcctgtgacatctctcctgcctgcccttctgcctgtgacgtctctcctgctagcccttctgcctgtgacgtctctcctgcccgcccgtctgcctgtgacgtctctcctgcccgcccttctgcctgtgacgtttctcctgcctgcccttctgcctgtgacgtttctcctgcctgcccttctgcctgtgacgtctctcctgcccgcccgtctgcctgtgacgtctctcctgcccacccttctgcctgtgacgtctctcctgctcgcccttctgcctgtgacgtctctcctgtttGCCCTTttgcctgtgacatctctcctgcctgccctgctgctgtaccactgttcatcctgccgtcagaagcagcaccagcatcTGCATTCCATCACCTGCCTACCCCgagactcaaatcttaaaatttGGACCATATTAGGATTTTGTCATTTTGTTAATTTTACTTCCTACTTTCTATTACTATTTTTTAGCATACGTAATAAACCATACTTCTACTGTATAAATACTGTTTAATAATATTTAGGCCCTGCTGGGTGGTTTCATTTGTACAGTAGTTGAATAGTTCAATATAACTCTTGAAAAACACTGAATTGCAGCACATTTCTGCCACTTACTTTAATCCTTTTATGGATACATATTAACGATTATTGTACCATTATTTTAAGTCAGATATTCGATAGAATGCAAGAAATCTAGAGACAAACAATAACAAAACCAGTGGAAATATTACCAATGGCTGCCTCTCTGTAGGATTTAGCCAGGACAGCTTTCATGATGTAGGAAATGACAAATATGTATCGCACAATGTCATTTTTAATTAACCCAAATTTAAAGTTCCAGAGTGAAGATTTTTAATCTTTATATTGATATTTTCTAATTGCCATTTACTGGAGCAGAACGTGCCAGTTATTTCTGCCGGTTAATGGCCAGTCCAGAGCTTTTGTTGTAGCtaaagtaatgatttgtttCTCTTTAATGACCATTAATAATGCCTGAAACACATTTTGCCCATTTTGAGGACATTCGTACGTAATGTGCCCTGTGCATTCATGTAGGGTTCTCTAAAGATCAAGCACATAAAATAGCTCTACAGCACCAGTCTATCCCTAGAAGTACAATTACTAAAATTAAATAGAAACTaagatatataaaaattaaatagaAATATATCTTTAAAATAAAGCTAAGAAAAACTAATAAGTACTTCattagaaaatgaaataaatctaAACTGGATTACAAAAGTAAATCGAAAATAAtgcaaacataaataaaataaaacatcgaCACTATACTGTAACAACAATGGACTCAACGACACTAACAGTGCGGCTTCATTCATATCTCCTCTTGTCTCCTGCTCTTTGTCATTACATATCACCTGTGCCTTCTGGACAGACAACAATCAAAAGTTGATGGAAATTTTTTATCTGTGTCTACCGGCATAGAAAATTGCTTATCTTTCACTTGTTTGTCTCGGACAGTGCTGTGAAATGGTTAATCATGCCATCCCTTGGCTAGGATGGTTTTTGATTGAAGAGCGACGTAATGTGactttgccactggtacagacTTACCCAGACTTGAGAGGTGGTCCGACGGCTATGGGACCACCTCTATTTAGGGACGGAGGATTTGGCCAGGATAGCAAGAGAAAACACAACCTGTGCTGTCTGATAATGGGAGTTTTATGTTTTCCattcatgggggtgggggtgggggtgggggtgggggtgggggtgggggtggtgataCAATCTGCAATAAATAACGATTATGAAATACCATCTTGTTCATGCCTGATGTTTCCAGATTTCTGTGATGTGGTGAAATATAGCTTCAAGCTGCATGTGGGAGGTACGTGGGTGACAATGAGGCTACTGTGAGGCA
The sequence above is a segment of the Brienomyrus brachyistius isolate T26 chromosome 12, BBRACH_0.4, whole genome shotgun sequence genome. Coding sequences within it:
- the LOC125705272 gene encoding C-X-C motif chemokine 2-like yields the protein MTHSNKLPDNAERGTARFLKHQHAHLYSSSLQQTIMNTRKSSIMLFFCLSFLVLAEGQSISSAALYCRCITKRPMVQEKRIRRLEVFPPGPHCSHTEIIVTLGNMQRLCLNPMDKNVESYINRVMRKK